The Onychostoma macrolepis isolate SWU-2019 chromosome 18, ASM1243209v1, whole genome shotgun sequence genome includes the window caagaaccaatagtatttcacaaccaaggctgacgtaaggcttcttctggcggcattttttgaattcgcgcacagacTGCATACGGGATGAGCTTaacggcggacggagacggcaATCGCGtttattcctctcacaaatcaaatgttttgcctcggaagacttggaatattcatattttttaaataaattatgacggtagttgtatctgcctgttatatcttgtgttttattgacaaatggtaggtttagaggcaggggttgggttatgtgctcacaaatgtgtaaatattgtaatataaataaaactgttgtggctgtttacattgaaaaatcacaccccaacatatatgcaataatggcaatacccaatatataatttaattatgacgataaaattcccattttggcgtcggcatattgacgctaagggtttcctatttaaagcaacggaggaccctgcaagtcgaaaaatgacgctaaggggtaccttgagcgtcaaaaagcgacgccaagtggtcctgaccaagcttcaatatgtgacgagttgggtgtgagaatgggttgggaAAACAGTACgtctctgtcagcggcacacacagcctttctgtcagagccgctttaaactgaaactataaactaCTATATCTTACgatttttggtcacactttatattaggtggccttaactactatgtacttacatcaaaaaataagtacaatgtacttattgtgttcatattgtatttcaaaacacttttgctgctattgaggtgagATACAGGTGAGGTTAgtgacaggtttggtggtctgggtatgtttaagggtgggttaaggtgtaagggatgggtcaacagtgtaattataaatgtaattacagaaattcattacagatgtaattacatataggtatttttaacaacataagtataatgtaaaaacatgtatgcacacaataagtgcattgtaccaaataattaatttaaatgtaagtacatagtagttaaggccacctaatataaagtgggacccgattttttttaaagcccttcatataaagccTGATACAtgtagaacaaattgtattatgcactttctttgcagcagttcagtctgtgtcctgcctagatatttttttcagattgtaTCAAACTACTTATATCGATATTAACAGTATTGCTTCATACcgtatcgcttataaagaatatatcgatatatcgtacaaacttgacttgaacttgacttgacttgaaactcgatataccgcccagccctactgtaacacctggttcattttttatttttgtgacttctgcctcattttaaagatgtaattgtgaacagtagtaatatttgtaaatgtttgtttgctaacattttgtttagcttgtttaggtttttcttagttcattaaagtttaaactgaattttgcagttatattacagatgtaatgtttgtcagctggagctttaaagggatagttcacccaaaaatgaaaatttgctgttaatttacgtTGCAACctaatttactgacccttaggccatccaagatgtaggtgactttttttctttaagcctgTATGTTCAGTCTGTATGACAAATGTTATACatggagattgttattaaataatggctattatgtgttgtaaattgtgtgtttttagtgattgataaacaccagttaatattttttacctcttagttgaggtaacatataaaacacatggagtaaaTGGTTAAATTTGAATTGACATAACTTGTtgtagtcttctaaatgtttgaccaattaaaacattttatttgaatggactataaaactacattttagaGTGTAGACTGTCTGTTCCTTGAATACTGAGGACAAAATATATGCTTACCAAgggaaatacaataaaatcagattgcgatttaaccaaattatagctaagtaagctaaataatgtcacaaagtACCCAGTATAGTACTCAGAATATCAAAGTCCAGTAAAGGGAGGCAGAGCTTTTTCGCATTTTACTCTTAAATTTTCAAATAGCCTTCTGATAATGTTTGAggctcagacacactctctctgtttaaatctagattaaaaatacatcttttagcCAAGCGTTCACATAAcaactcataaccttgtactctagtaataaatgcatatgatcatcttttgcctgaaataatatgaacagcatctatgctaattcttctccttttgttttcctgtttctatCTCTCAGGTTTCCATCCCAGTGTGACTACAGCTTGGATCCAGCCTCACTTGTGGTGACTTCAGATGATGGCAACACTCATGAAGACCCCAGATGATGGCAACTACAGATGAACATACCAACCtgacaaatgttatgtattgCAATCATTGCCTTAAAGCATACGTTTAGTGATTTTCAACCCACTTTGTATTGTTACTATGATGGTAATATATGTGAACGAACAATGTTTAATCTCTCTCTGAGTTCCATGAGATATTCCAACCCATTTATTTGtcagccaaataatattttgcattatccgaatattgtttatttacatattacagactttgtggcagtataaagtggatttaaattcaccaaacttaccctttaatgtttgtctgtttaactgaacatgactttgaacacataacttgtattatcttagagttattgacatatagacattaatttgttgccagaagatgctccccattgagtcacagtcacctcaggctgttgataggattttttttgaaaccttgaaattttctaaagctgctttgattgtGAAAAGCAGTGTACCCTTACAAcagttaaccatgtttttactatggtaaaactagtaatcataactgtagtaatcagggttttttagtttttctcaaaggttttgatatcatggttctactaaagtaatattttagtaatgctggagtaaaactgtggtaaccatagtttttgaaaccatgGTGAAGTTTGTAGTTACTATAGGTTTACTACTATGCTGTAGTAAGACCATGGTTATGGCAGTTACTGTGAATTTACTACAACaatcatagttaaaccatggttaattttgtggTTGACTTTTGTACGGGTACAAATATGTGAACTGAATGCTTCTATTTGAAAGTCACATTGGATAAAACCATctgataaatatactgtatgcatttgtatgtttaatctgttcactgaaaataaatttgcaactGCTATTGTAGGCTACATAGTTTTTGATCCATTATTGTGTGCAAGGACATTTTGGTTAGCGTAATCGAACTGATTATGAACCACGGACCGACCGTGGACCGCCAgaaaacagtaattataaacCAGCGGCTCGTCAGCGGACCGCTGTCGGAAAAGCGGAGGCTGCCGCTGGTGGTCCGCTGGAATAACGATGAGCAAAACGCCGGTGAACCGCGGGCGGCGTCCGCCGGTGGGCCGCCGACTCTGCCGCCagtgggattgaagcgatgtggcttggtaaacgttttattgacagtttaaaggctgacaatggctgaataaaaacaaaagaataacgctaaaagaataataaggatgtctctcatacctggcggaagtgtgaaagattctgtttccttaaactagtttgtcatgcatttctttatttcaacacatttacaggtaaatcgattgacagcactaaaatgtatgctttaattgatgcacgcacacacattaCTCGCACACAGAAACTTGTCAACACTATCCcgcaacttttattttaatataatataaaatatatatatataaaaatataaaaatatatttcctaTAAGTAGAACTAAATTCACAGTTTCATTGTTTGTagggacagacaaacagatgcaGATCATTAACACAGGCatgtaatctctctctctccctctctctcaaaATGGGCatatttgaggaaaaaaattcGAGTAGTTTTCTTCACTGAATATAACTGTCGgtcatttaacatttctatcGTAAAACAGTTGACAAACATTAAATGATTTGCAGCTTCCATACCTCGCTCTTTCAATGTTTTCAATCTTCGACTTGTCCCCCTCGATGTCTATGGTTGTTACGGCCCTGATATTATgtataggcatattacattatgtattttaactgtgttgttcaataaaaccatgtaattacttggttttgatattttatttgagccaattattattgcctcatttagtatatataaataatcatactaCAGCCTGGTTTTCACTTAGGTCTGtttgtgttaataaaaatatcagattactcaattgtcaaaataatcagtagattacttgattaccaaaataatcattagttaCAGCCAtagattagttaaaatatttcaaaataaaactgtatttttactttttgtaattaaaagacaaatattttgtcattgaaaatttcttaaaaatagcattaaaattgTCTCATTCTAGTAAACCAATTATCTGTATTTTGTCTCATCTCGTGATCTAAGTATATTGTCACACCCCTAGTGTTGATAAGCCATGATATAGCTCATAATTTTCCAAGTGTATGATATAGCTTTCATTCTTCAGGTCAAccatatattcatgaaaaaagaaataaataaaaaaatcagtttcaatAAGGAAAGCAATAACTTTGGCATagtatcctttcaaatgtttaagtttttttatagCATccaattactagctaaaatgaaacttatcacaaaaacgaacaattgaacatatatcagcgtgataacaactaccttaagtgatcaaaaccatatttcgggaaaattgtattggaagtgtaattaatttttttattttgactgaagtcccattcatttacatggagagggcggggtttatgacatgtactgcagccagccaccagggggcgatcaaagagcccgcagcttcacttttcAGGATGTGTGAGACACACCCAGTAGAAACGCTATGAATCTACAATCTAGGCCTCAATGAGTCCACAGGCCTGTAGAACTTTAGAAACAGCCGGTATAAGATCATTAGCATAGTCCCAGAGATGATCATCTCTTACAAGATTTGTGTTGGATGGGTATGTAAAGTTTTTAAAGTGGTACATGCGAGCGATGGCATTATTCACCCAGACCGTGGACCTTCCGTTCACACTTTCCAGCAGGCCATGGACTGTAGTCTTCAGAACCAGCCGAGGATTTACTATAATCTTGTAATTGTTGAAAACATTAGGGAGGTTGGGTACTCGATCGatataattgaaaatattcaCTCCTTGTATGTTTTTCCATTTGTCTTGCTCATAATCCGCATGAGCCTTTGCAGTGAACGGGAACTGGTTATTCTCAAACTCAAAGCCCACATCAGAACCGTACTTGGTCTCAAGCTCAGGCAACAGCTCCGTCCAGGTTTTTACTTTGAAAGGTAGAATGAGTTCATCCAAGTCATGTAGAGCCACGTAGCGACTTTGGTACATGTAACGATAAACGCAGTCGTTAAGCGCAGGGAGTTGCCCAAAGTACTGCAGCTGACCTGGCGACTTATTTATATTCCAGCCGCGAGACACTTTAATGTGCTTTTTAATCGTCCACGGAATGATCTCCACAAAACCTTTATTCTCATAATAGTCCAGAACCTTCTGTGTGTCTGAATCACAGTTGGTTTTATATATCACCACCCTTTGAGCACCAAGCAGTCTGAACATCTCCATGGACTGGACTAGATTCAGCACACTCTTGTAGTCATACATGACAGAGATGCAGATTGTGAACTCATACGGGAAGGTTGTTAGAACGTCTCTGTTCATAATAGGTTGGAAGGATGTTACGCTCCCCGAGACGTCCCTGGCTGTGATTGCAACATGCGTCGGTGTCAAACATGTGCTTTTGATAGTGCACGTGATGGTAGCGGTGCCATAATTAAAGTTAAAGTGGTCACTATGAATTGAGTATTGAGCTGATAATGTCACGGTCGTCCCGTCGCAGCAAATCACACAGCTGAACGTTGCCTGGTCATTTCGACGAACAATGGCAATCGTCTTTATCTGTTTCTCATCAAAACGATGCTCCATGTAAGAGCCAATCACGTATGTGTTAAGGTGGCTGACTTTAATCACAGGCCCGTCTTTCACTTGAACACCACACGCTTTTGCAGACGGAGGACTGGAGGATGTGGAGATGTTTGGTGTTTGGAGGATTGGTAAATTAGTGAGTAAGGAAGGATGAGTTGGCAGGCCAGAGTCTTTAGGTTTGGCATAAGGTGCTTGTTTAAAGTAATCTTGTATATAAATGTAGACAATAaagataaacaaaaataataaggaaaacaaataaaagatcTTCAATGCACAGATATTCTTCTTAGATGGCTTTTCTTCTGATTCACTCTCTAGTCGTTTATATTTCACATCGCATTTCcctaaagaaaagaaagaacacAAATTGTATGGTTGTTTCTATTAAAGCAACACATTTGATcacaatttaatttcattacattCAATTCACTTACACATGTGAAGGTTTACTTAATCCATTCGTGTTGGGAGtgtatgaattatttttattgaattgaCTAAAACTGAGCAGAGCATTTTTAGTTCCAAGCATGCTTTGCATAAGAATGAATTGGGGgagtaaaggtcattgcacacagaGTCCAAAATTTTTGcacgtaaaaaaataaatacgacctcacgttgtgtcaatcatgtttacacactgcctccgaaataTTCGTCtgtccaaaaaattaaaaatcggATCAGGTTCAATTTTCAGCATTTCCGCATGcatagcatgcattttgataggaaaggatgaggaatacgaaaaaaaaccccaaacaaacagaaaaacacaagcgaaaatttcagactcaggtgtgcaatgaccttaaagCTGCATCTGTAATCGCATACATCCCTACTAGCCCATGTAGtatgcgaaaaacagtatgcaaggcaagtagtatgtccgaattcatagtattcgaaGTACAGTAGGTGAAAAGCACTTGGATGACCGACAACTTCTGTGTGTATTCGATGGACACTTGACTATAGAGGATTTATGAATGGCAGTGAAGTGAAGCAACTGATGTAGGTAGGTCATGTGACAGTAAAAAATGGCGGATATAAGTATGTCCAAATTTCATATATACTAaattcaaattgaaatgtagtacctactcggacagtatgcgatttcggacacaCTATCTATGTTGGAATAAAgggttattttatgtttttttaagtaagaaaaaaaagctttccTATAAAGCTGTGACGTCACACAAAAATGATGAATAGTGCTATgaaatgtgctttttttaattttcagaatGATAATTTGGAAAGTAAAGAGCAATCCCTGCCAGAACCAAAGTGGGACTCATTTTAGTTCATTACtgactatattaaaataatgtaattaaaaccTCAGTATATAAGTCTGAAATAGTGCACTGTTCTCTACAGCCTTgtaattcattgtatttttctagagctttcttttttttattatggcCTTTGCGCTTTctattatctattttttttatcttttgctCACATATCTCCAACAAATGATGTTGCATGCTACGTGTGAAATTATGGTTTACTCCccaccctaaacctacccttacagtaatgcaaatacagtaattatgtgttattcgtggttgtggctagaagggatacagctacaGTCAGAAAcccacaataaatacatttttctacctattagattgtgttttattaacatctacacctaccccttacatcaatgcaaatacattaaatattgttgttccGCGTGAGAAAAAGGACACGATATTGATGTGCACTTGCGCAGTAAGCCCTGGTAGGACAATCTGACGGGTAGGATACAATTTCAGGACAACGGCCCTGCGTTATCgttatcattatcatcatcatcatcatcatcaacctGCAGGCTGCACTCTGTGAGTGGGGCTgtgagaaaataataaataaaaagagtgGAGCTGCGGTAAAATATCAAATGGGCTTGCTGTGAGTGCAGGCAGCCTATAGGGACATTATCCATATTTCAACCCAGTGGCATGACAACACTGGCCCTCGCGGCCCCAAAAAACAGACTGGCCTCCTGGTGCCGGATTAGCCAATCCGGGCCTGATCCCTACTGAAAAAAACCAAGGGATTCAGCAGGGATGAGTTAACCAAATTTCTCAGATCATAGCCTAAATACATAAACcttttgtaaaaaacaaaaacaaacaaaacagcaacaacactgataacataatgttttaaaagcacTAAAATGTAGTTTTAGTATTCTTTTAAGAATACTGTCGTCAAAAACGCCATTTGAAGCTAAACGCAGACGTTTAAACTGACAGACTAATGAATGAAACCTGCTATGATTACTctacttttaaagcataaatttgatttaaacaattggtcaacataatattcacatatacagttcatagggaatatattatatttgtccTACATTTACAGCATGAAATAGTATTTAAACCTATACCAATTTACATAACGTTACCTATTTTATCCCACAATTAttttttgagacttttttttttttgtaactttatattTCGTATTtcggactttataactcgattTAACTCAACAATAGCGAGTTAGTCCATTCCGAGGGGAAAAAAGCCAGATGTGGGATATAACTCAAAAGAGAGAATGACGAGTTGATTTTTCTTATCagatttgtgagatataatctcgGAATAGGCTCTGCGCACAAGTTTAGCGACGAACTTCCGCTGTCGCTAGAAGTCGGGATATCAGTTTCCGGTTTTCATTCGCGTCGCCCAAAATGTCAGTAGCTATAGAGATCTGCCAAGCAGAATCAGCGATGTCCATCACATCGTTAATGCCTGGTCTCCTGCTCCACATACACAAACGAAACAAGGGATTCAAACGCATATGCCTATCAAGTTATATGCACAAATAGTTTAATCTAATGTGTTATTTCGGCATCTAGCGGCTAAACTAGCGACATGTTCATTTTAGAAGCTTTTCTTTCTCAATTTTAAACGCAGActgttcgtttttttttttttttttttttggtgataaTTGTATTATCAATTGTACTAAACATCTCCCCCTCTCAGTTTCTAATAAAGATCAGGGAACAGGTGATGTCTGTTCATTGTGCTACAGGTCCATGATGAGGAATGCTGAGAAAACTCACAGTTCGAGTGTATGGTGAAGCTAGGATTGATAAACCCACAATTATAAGCATGTTAACGTTACTTTAATAACCCGGCGTTCCTAATGTCCCGGGGATTTTGCCAAggtaattcatatttaatatagcTCTTAAAATAGTATGTAATCAAAACAGTGGCTAAAATTGGCAGGTGAGTTTACCTTGCTGGTCCCCATGCGGGTTACTGCATGCATTCTTGTTCATGTTATTTcagaatatatattataatattgtgatgttaaattcacttacagataatattaataattttaataacagGCCACCTGAGTGTACTTAAAAGGGAGCCCAATTTCATGACTATGATTCTTAACAAACAAGGaccatttttaaaagtacactttataataatgtcaaattaaagtttctggaataattgtgaaattacatataaagatagatagattaagTGGTTCAACAAAagtacacattttcatttaattgcaattaacgtGCAGTTAAGTGTCCATTAAACGCCCctttctgctgattggtcagccAAAGATCAACCGTGCCGTCATCAGTACTTCTGCAGTTCCGCGCTGCAGAATAGTAGTCCTCAGCTGCTGCAGGTGTACGGATTTATAACCGTTTTGtatttcctctttttctcatCAAACAAGCAGACTAATGAATAGCTCGACACAACTCGTGCCGAGGCAGTCTCTAGACAAGGCTTTTTTCTGTGTAGACCAGCGGTTCTTAAAGTGATCCGCGAAATAATTTGCTATAGCCTACCATATTTTTCAGACTGTAAAgtcacttttttattattatcatgatacatacagtgattttttttcccaaagtGACTTATATGATGCATTTAAGGCCAAATAATCTAAATGTAGATTTTTAAAAGCAGGCGAGTCAAGTATCACTGTGGATTGGTTCTTGTGGTGGCCTGCGACAGAGAGATGTTCAGGGAGACCAAGACGCGCCAAAAGTGTTGCATgctgttgttttctttattttttaaaggcatgacattttgtagttattttgaatgtactcaaaaaaagaaagaaagtgaacataaattaatactcaatattaattaaataaactgctttaaaatgaCTGCTGC containing:
- the si:zfos-464b6.2 gene encoding uncharacterized protein si:zfos-464b6.2 isoform X2, which produces MWKCDVKYKRLESESEEKPSKKNICALKIFYLFSLLFLFIFIVYIYIQDYFKQAPYAKPKDSGLPTHPSLLTNLPILQTPNISTSSSPPSAKACGVQVKDGPVIKVSHLNTYVIGSYMEHRFDEKQIKTIAIVRRNDQATFSCVICCDGTTVTLSAQYSIHSDHFNFNYGTATITCTIKSTCLTPTHVAITARDVSGSVTSFQPIMNRDVLTTFPYEFTICISVMYDYKSVLNLVQSMEMFRLLGAQRVVIYKTNCDSDTQKVLDYYENKGFVEIIPWTIKKHIKVSRGWNINKSPGQLQYFGQLPALNDCVYRYMYQSRYVALHDLDELILPFKVKTWTELLPELETKYGSDVGFEFENNQFPFTAKAHADYEQDKWKNIQGVNIFNYIDRVPNLPNVFNNYKIIVNPRLVLKTTVHGLLESVNGRSTVWVNNAIARMYHFKNFTYPSNTNLVRDDHLWDYANDLIPAVSKVLQACGLIEA
- the si:zfos-464b6.2 gene encoding uncharacterized protein si:zfos-464b6.2 isoform X1, whose translation is MSITFLTHMLLSSVGMFSRGKCDVKYKRLESESEEKPSKKNICALKIFYLFSLLFLFIFIVYIYIQDYFKQAPYAKPKDSGLPTHPSLLTNLPILQTPNISTSSSPPSAKACGVQVKDGPVIKVSHLNTYVIGSYMEHRFDEKQIKTIAIVRRNDQATFSCVICCDGTTVTLSAQYSIHSDHFNFNYGTATITCTIKSTCLTPTHVAITARDVSGSVTSFQPIMNRDVLTTFPYEFTICISVMYDYKSVLNLVQSMEMFRLLGAQRVVIYKTNCDSDTQKVLDYYENKGFVEIIPWTIKKHIKVSRGWNINKSPGQLQYFGQLPALNDCVYRYMYQSRYVALHDLDELILPFKVKTWTELLPELETKYGSDVGFEFENNQFPFTAKAHADYEQDKWKNIQGVNIFNYIDRVPNLPNVFNNYKIIVNPRLVLKTTVHGLLESVNGRSTVWVNNAIARMYHFKNFTYPSNTNLVRDDHLWDYANDLIPAVSKVLQACGLIEA